GCATAGCGATCAATGTCTTGATCAGTGTTTTTGAACTGTATTAATTTTAAGAAACCCTTTAAAGAAGTGAGCGGGTTTCGAAGCTCGTGTGCGATCCCGGCTGCAAGTTGTCCAACAATCGATAGCTTTTCGGATTGAGCAAGGTGCTCTTCATTCATTCTTTTCTCGGTAATATCTTTCGCAATTCCAATGATCCTCGAAACATTTCCCTCTTCTACAAGTGGCACTAGTGTAATATCAAATAGCTTGTAGCCCTGTTTCGGGAAAGAATAACCTTCTTCAAATTGAATGGTTTTCTTACGAATAATGGCTTCTTGGAATCTTCTAATCGCTTGTATTCCTTGGTCAACCCCTAGAAAGTCTTCGATTCTCCGCCCAGATATGGCTTCTTTGGAAGTCTCATAACTTGCTAGATAAGCTTCATTTACAGCTTCGATTTCATAATGGTGAACATCGATCACACGAATTTGGAAAATAAGATCTGAAATATGGTGAAAAATAATATCTAAATTCGCATCTTGTAGCTCGCTTCCATTTTTCATAGAAATCCCCCATAATCAGCATTTTAACGTAGCACTAATTGGATATTTCTACAAGATATGCGTATCCCCTTCAAATTATGATCGATATTCGTAATAGTTTGGAATTTTTTGGCGGACGAAGTGGTTGATATGGTAGAAAAAACAGTAATAATAATGGAACCAATTCCAATGAAAGCGCATTGCAATTCAATTGTACTTACTATAGAGTTAGAAGAAGTATTTTGAGCGCATTACATTTAGCAAGGGAGGACGGCTTAAAAGATGACCAAAAGAGACTCTGTCTTTTTCCTTAGTCTGTTCTTGTTCTTTTTTCATGGAGCAAATACAATCATCATTAGCTATATGCCAGTATATTTTCAACAAAGTGGTATGTCAGAGAGTAAAATTGGCTCTATCCTAGCGATCGGACCCCTTGCAGCCATATTGGCCCAACCGTTTTGGGGTTACATAAGCGATAAATTTGGAACAATTAAAAAGGTTCTACTCGTAACGTTAGTTGGCGTTGCCATCATTAGCATTTTTCTTCTAACGAACCATAACTATGTGTTTATTCTCATCTCCGCTGCGGCGTTCTATGTTTTTATGTCCCCAACAGGGGCTCTTGGTGATAGTCTGGCTGTTAAAACAGCAGCTAGCGTGAATAGAAACTTTGGAAGTATTCGAACCTGGGGCTCAATTGGTTTTGCAGTTTCAACTTTAGTAGTTGGTCAGTTTTTTGCTTTTTTTGGTATAGCTTTTATTTTGGTTCCTTTTATGCTCATGATTTTGCTTGCTTTTTTTACAGCTATGAGAGTATCAGATGTCAAAACACATAATAAACCTGTGACTGTATGGGATGCCATACGGATTGGAAAGAATCCTCGATTCCTACTCTTTTTGATTACAATCATGTTTTTAACCATTCCGCATCGAGCAAATGACAGTTTCATAGGGATTTATATCACGGATCTTGGTGGAAATGAATCTCAAATAGGACTAGCCTGGTTCGTTGCAGTTGCTAGTGAAGCTCTAATATTTGCGACAAGTCATCTCTGGTTTAGGCGTTTTAATGAAGTGGTCTTTATCTTAATAGCAGGTTTGATCTACGCTGTCAGATGGTTAGGATTAGCTTACGTTGGAGGACCTCAAGCAGCGATACTTCTTCAAGTTTTCCACGGCGTGACGTTTGGTGTATTTTACGTTGCGGCCTTTCAATACGTGACCAAATTAGTTCCAGAGCATTTACAGGCGACAGGTCATTTATTATTTATTTCTGTGTTTTTTGGTTTGTCTGGCATACTAGGTTCATTGCTTGGAGGAATGATTTTTGAAGAAACTTCTGGAGCTACTTTGTACAGTGTGATGGGGTACGTGACCTTAATTGGCTGTCTTGCATTACTTTTCTATCGTGCAGTCGATAAGAGAAAATCAAAAAGAGACGAAAGTTATGCATAGGACAGAAGAGATTCTGGCCTATTTGAATTATCCAGTTATTTCATACCCGAATCGTAACTATATAAAACAGTTAGATTAATAGTGATGTAATTCACATAATGTTTTTAGAAGCTCCCTTACAATAAAGGTGTGTTAAGAATAAATAGTGGGGAGTGAGAGAGATGTTTGTTCATTTTCTAAGAGAAAATAAAGCAGCTGCTGGTATACTCTTTTTTATTCGAATATATCTTGGTTATCAATGGGTGACATCTGGTTGGACAAAAATCACTAATGGTTTTGATGCAAATGGCTTCTTACAGGGGGCGGTAGCCAACGCTAGTGGTGAGCATCCTGCAGTTCAAGGGTGGTGGGCTACATTCTTAGAAGTGACAGCAATTCCAAATGTCGATTTCTTTAATGTTTTAATTCCTTGGGGCGAATTCTTTGTTGGCCTAGGATTACTACTTGGAACATTTACAACACTTGCCGCTCTTATGGGAGTGATCATGAATTTTGCCTTCCTGTTTAGTGGCACAACAAGTACAAATCCAATGATGGTCATTCTTGGAATGTTATTACTCATTGCTGGTTACAATGCAGCTAAAATCGGGTTTGACCGTTGGGTTGTTCCTTATTTAAAGAAGAATATTAAAACACACCAGAGTAAGCCCATTTTCCATCACTAAAGCGAAAGGTTCCGCATAAGAGCGGAGCCTTTTAAATTTCTATAAGTACGAATCAAACTATTATAAGAAGGTTAGATGAAAAATTGATATTCATCTCACTCTTTGTATGTCGAATATTACGATCTTTATTTGTTACCCGATTAGTAAAAAGCCTTCTTCGGAAAATAAATTACATTTAGTTAAAAAAAGACTGACATCTGTAATAAATTGTAAAGAGGGGGAGCGAGTGTAACGACGAAAATGGTCTAGTGATAAATAAGTGGGAGGCTAGACTATGATCGGTATTTTCAAAGAAAATGAAGAACGTTATTTAAACTGGTATCGTGCTAATCCAGAAGGATATGTATTTAATCATTTTAAAGGGAGCGATCCTGATTATAATAAAATTCATATCGCCACATGTCGAACGTTATGGCGACAAAAAGACGCGGGTGTGCGAACGAAAGTTGAAAAGATTTGTTCAAGTAATCTTGATGAACTTATACAAATGACTGCGAATGTCAGAGACAAAAAAGGTTTTTCTTTTTGCAAAATTTGCATGACCGACCATGTGATTAAAAATGATCTATCAGTTAATTAATCATTTTTCTAGACAATGGAAGATAATGATAGAATGATACGTAATAGAAAGATGGAATTAGAGAGGGATATAAAATGGGATCTGAAGAGATTGTTATAAAAGGTAAAGTTGTAGATGATGAAACTAGATGCCAACATTACTATAGTAAACGGGACATTATTGCGATTAAATTCAAATGTTGTGGTACATATTATCCATGTATCTATTGTCATGAAGAAACAACGGATCATGCTGTTATAAAGTGGCCCAAACACGAATTTGATGAAAAAGCTGTACATTGTGGGAATTGCAAGTCAGAACTAACGATACAAGAGTACATTTCTTCAAACTCAATTTGTCCATACTGCCAGTCTCTCTTTAATGATGGATGTAAGCTTCACCAACATCTTTACTTTGAGTAGATCGACGCTAAATGATTTTCTTTACTTGTGGGTAGTCTGGATGTATTATTATTTCAATCATATTGAGAAATCCTTTATTGTGTCGATAGCATAGGGATTAAGAATAACATCAGGCTGTGGTAAAAAAAGAATTTTAATGAGCTATATCTTCGTGTCAAACACAGATGTCCTGTGTTTTTTCTTTTTGTTTACTTCTATATAAATGAATCGTTTTAACGCTTTTGATGTGGAAAGTATATTTCAAGGGGTTTGCGTTGCTGTTCCTAAAGAAGAAAGAGGGGTATATCTTGAAATACAAAAAGGTTTTACTGCATCCGCCTAGAGCTTTGTTGCTTCTATTTCTATTTGTTAGTACGATCGGAACGTTTCTTCTAAAGCTACCACAGGCAACCACTACTTCAGTTAGCTGGCTAGATGCCTGGTTTACGGCTATATCTGCTATCACTGTAACTGGTCTAGTAGTAGTGGATACGGGTAGTGTGTTTACTATTTTTGGTCAGCTTGTTATCATGTTACTCATTCAAATTGGCGGGCTTGGCATTATGTCATTTGCAGTTGTGATCTTTCTATTAATAGGGAAAAAAATAGGGGTTTCTCAAAGACTCTTAATTACTCAGGCATTAAATCAAAAAGGAATGGGAGGCATTGTTAAGCTCGTTCGAAGTCTACTTTTATTTTCGATCATAATAGAAATGATAGGAGCCATTATTCTTTCGGCGAGGTGGATACCTGAATACGGAGTAGGAAGCGGAATTTACGCCGCAATTTTCCACTCTATTTCAGCTTATAATAATGCTGGCTTCTCGATTTGGTCAGACAGTCTTTCTTCATATGTTGGAGATCCCGTTATCAATATTGTTATTACTCTCTTGTTTATCTTAGGTGGAATTGGCTTCACGGTTTTAATCGATCTGAAGAATAAGAAACATTTTCGTGAATGGACCCTTCATACGAAGTTGATGGTAATCGGGAGTATCATCATAAATGCACTTGCTTTTATCGTAATTATCACGCTCGAGTGGAATAACACTTCTACAATTGGGCAACTAAATGGGCCAGGAAAAGGATGGGCTGCATTATTTCAGGCTGTAACTCCTCGAACAGCAGGTTTTAATACGGTAGATATCGGTAGTATGGAAGAAGCTTCTCTCTTCTTTATTATATGTCTTATGTTCATAGGGGCTGGAAGTGCTTCTACTGGAGGTGGAATTAAGCTTACTACCTTCATCGCTATGCTCCTTTCAGTTAATACCTTTTTAAAAGGTAAAAACGAAGTAACCATTTTTCATAAAACGCTCGCTTTCTCTATCATTATTAAAGCTCTTGCAATAACTGTGATTTCAACAGGGGTTGTTATACTCGGAGTTTTTATTCTTGAACTAACGCAGGAATCTCCTTTTTTAGTTAATTTATTTGAAGTTGTATCCGCATTTGGAACAGTAGGACTTTCCATGGGATTAACAGGCAGCCTAGATGGAATAGGAAAAGTAACAATTATTGTAATCATGATGGTTGGTAAACTTGGTCCCCTGACGCTTGCCTTCATCTTTGCTTCTAAGAAGACTTCTAAAATAAGATACCCTGAAGAAGAAGTACTTACAGGATAAAACTGCCCCCTTCCATCGATGAGGAAGGGGGATGAAAATTAATTCCCATAAATGGTTGACGCCATTGTTATCACATGGTAAGATGTTTCTTGTCACTTCGAAAAACAAACAACATCTTACATACAAATCACATACAAAAATGTTTAAAAAAAGACATTGACTTATATGAATGTTACTGGTAAGATAGAAGTTGTCACTCGGGAGAACAACACCGAGATTAATAGAATTAAATCGATCTTTGAAAACTGAACGAAACGCCATGTAAGTAGTTGTTTCTACGGAAACAAAACATTGTTTTAAAGCTAGATTAAGCTTTCTATCGGAGAGTTTGATCCTGGCTCAGGACGAACGCTGGCGGCGTGCCTAATACATGCAAGTCGAGCGAAGAGATGGGAGCTTGCTCCCTGATCTTAGCGGCGGACGGGTGAGTAACACGTGGGCAACCTGCCCTGCAGACTGGGATAACTCCGGGAAACCGGAGCTAATACCGGGTAATACATCGCACCGCATGGTGCAATGTTGAAAGTTGGCTTTCGAGCTAACGCTGCAGGATGGGCCCGCGGCGCATTAGCTAGTTGGTAAGGTAATGGCTTACCAAGGCGACGATGCGTAGCC
The sequence above is a segment of the Pseudalkalibacillus hwajinpoensis genome. Coding sequences within it:
- a CDS encoding TrkH family potassium uptake protein, encoding MKYKKVLLHPPRALLLLFLFVSTIGTFLLKLPQATTTSVSWLDAWFTAISAITVTGLVVVDTGSVFTIFGQLVIMLLIQIGGLGIMSFAVVIFLLIGKKIGVSQRLLITQALNQKGMGGIVKLVRSLLLFSIIIEMIGAIILSARWIPEYGVGSGIYAAIFHSISAYNNAGFSIWSDSLSSYVGDPVINIVITLLFILGGIGFTVLIDLKNKKHFREWTLHTKLMVIGSIIINALAFIVIITLEWNNTSTIGQLNGPGKGWAALFQAVTPRTAGFNTVDIGSMEEASLFFIICLMFIGAGSASTGGGIKLTTFIAMLLSVNTFLKGKNEVTIFHKTLAFSIIIKALAITVISTGVVILGVFILELTQESPFLVNLFEVVSAFGTVGLSMGLTGSLDGIGKVTIIVIMMVGKLGPLTLAFIFASKKTSKIRYPEEEVLTG
- a CDS encoding ATP-binding protein is translated as MKNGSELQDANLDIIFHHISDLIFQIRVIDVHHYEIEAVNEAYLASYETSKEAISGRRIEDFLGVDQGIQAIRRFQEAIIRKKTIQFEEGYSFPKQGYKLFDITLVPLVEEGNVSRIIGIAKDITEKRMNEEHLAQSEKLSIVGQLAAGIAHELRNPLTSLKGFLKLIQFKNTDQDIDRYAQVMDSEFHRIEQIIDEFLILAKPTKINFNYNRIDLILDEVIELLNGQANMKAIILTKEYHSSLPEIYCESNQLKQVFINLIKNAMDAIGEEGEITISARECNDKLQIRIIDNGSGITDEELEKLGSPFFTTKKNGTGLGLTICKRIVKKHKGNLTIESNKGKGTIITLTFPKGVGN
- a CDS encoding DoxX family protein; this translates as MFVHFLRENKAAAGILFFIRIYLGYQWVTSGWTKITNGFDANGFLQGAVANASGEHPAVQGWWATFLEVTAIPNVDFFNVLIPWGEFFVGLGLLLGTFTTLAALMGVIMNFAFLFSGTTSTNPMMVILGMLLLIAGYNAAKIGFDRWVVPYLKKNIKTHQSKPIFHH
- a CDS encoding MFS transporter, with the protein product MTKRDSVFFLSLFLFFFHGANTIIISYMPVYFQQSGMSESKIGSILAIGPLAAILAQPFWGYISDKFGTIKKVLLVTLVGVAIISIFLLTNHNYVFILISAAAFYVFMSPTGALGDSLAVKTAASVNRNFGSIRTWGSIGFAVSTLVVGQFFAFFGIAFILVPFMLMILLAFFTAMRVSDVKTHNKPVTVWDAIRIGKNPRFLLFLITIMFLTIPHRANDSFIGIYITDLGGNESQIGLAWFVAVASEALIFATSHLWFRRFNEVVFILIAGLIYAVRWLGLAYVGGPQAAILLQVFHGVTFGVFYVAAFQYVTKLVPEHLQATGHLLFISVFFGLSGILGSLLGGMIFEETSGATLYSVMGYVTLIGCLALLFYRAVDKRKSKRDESYA
- a CDS encoding CHY zinc finger protein: MGSEEIVIKGKVVDDETRCQHYYSKRDIIAIKFKCCGTYYPCIYCHEETTDHAVIKWPKHEFDEKAVHCGNCKSELTIQEYISSNSICPYCQSLFNDGCKLHQHLYFE